The proteins below come from a single Aegilops tauschii subsp. strangulata cultivar AL8/78 chromosome 6, Aet v6.0, whole genome shotgun sequence genomic window:
- the LOC141025709 gene encoding uncharacterized protein, giving the protein MRDLEHAAGAWVTELPSVLSGLRTTPNRSTDRTPFFMLYGVEAVLLSDLLHNSPRVELYSEAEAQQARKDVVDLLEEEQEMALIRSTAYQQDLRRFQARHIKGWAFQGDLVLRVDQQRPHKLAPAREVPFIVTKVLHNGAYHLFNLKEDRRATCQEC; this is encoded by the coding sequence ATGCGTGATCTCGAGCACGCGGCCGGAGCTTGGGTGACCGAACTACCATCAGTCCTTTCTGGTTTAAGGACGACTCCCAATCGGTCCACCGACCGCACCCCCTTCTTCATGTTGTATGGAGTCGAAGCCGTGCTGCTGAGTGATCTACTCCACAACTCGCCCCGAGTGGAGCTCTATTCAGAAGCTGAAGCTCAACAGGCGCGGAAAGATGTTGTGGACCTCCTTGAGGAGGAGCAAGAGATGGCCCTAATACGGTCGACTGCTTATCAACAAGACCTACGACGTTTCCAGGCCAGACACATCAAGGGTTGGGCATTCCAAGGAGACCTTGtgcttcgagtggatcagcagcgGCCGCATAAGCTCGCCCCCGCACGGGAAGTCCCTTTCATCGTCACCAAGGTGCTACACAATGGGGCCTATCACCTCTTCAACCTTAAAGAAGATCGACGAGCCACGTGCCAGGAATGCTAA